The window AACACAGATTAGTCCATTAATTTCATGCTTTTCTTTATATccccaaaaaagaaacaaaacacaAATATATCAGTCACAATAATCGAAAATTTAATAAATAGTTTTTTGTTGGATGAAGTTCTCTTCCATGAGGACCTCTTTCACTCGACTCACTCTTAAGTGCAAGTTCATGTTTATGCCATGGAGACAGCTTCCAAGAAAGCATATGACATTGACTACGACTGTGGTCAAGCAGCTGACTTTTCTAACATCAGCAGACGACAATGACAAAATCTATTGCACTTTCCTTATCTCCTGTACCTAGTTCTTCAAACTTGATTCCCAAGAAGGAATGCCAAAGAACTTGATCATCAAGCGATGCAATCTATTTATTCTCCCTACAAAAGCCTTCTTCGTTGAGTTCACTCCTCTTCCAAGTTCTTCTAGCTTTGTTGTCTGGACCTGAATCATAAATCTTAGCTTGCCACTGATCGGTGAAGCAATGGATAGCGACAGTGGCCGCCGGTCAATCTTATCAGAGTTAACGTCGTGGCTCGTTTCCTTTCCGGCCGACTGTACCCGTGGAGCTAAACCAGGATCGGCTGCGGCGTCCCCTGGGCCGGAGGCAGCCATGGTCACCGCTGCTGAGCATTTCTCCGGTGCACACAAGGTTACTCTAGCGTAGGTTTTATGTGGCCCTCTCCCATGCAACTTGTGCTGTTGGTAAAGCAAGACAGATGTATTACATAACGCAGTTAAGGAAAGCTCATTGGTATTGCAGTATGATCTCTACAAATACGACTTCAAAACATGTTTGGAGAGAAGTCCCAAGTTCAGACGATTGCATGCCACCACCAAGGAGATGCAGCTTCCTCCCATTGTTATCTCACTCCATTAGCTCCACAGTTAATTTTATGCTATTTATTATATGGAAAAGCTAAGTAAATTTCATAACTCGAGACATATCCAAATTAACATTCTCTTCATGAGAAGGTCTTTTAGATGCACACTTCTGATTTGCTTACAGAAAGTTAAAGCCAGCTTCCTCAAGCAACCAAATGCACGCGATTCCTGCCCGCTTACCTCTTACTTGCCATATCTTGGAACTCCATTCCTGTAAAAACAACTTAATCATAATGCAGCATAAACTATTCTTTCCCCGGTAAGTATGTTGCTGCTATTGCCATCTAAATCAAGCACAAAAAAACATTGAGAGTTCCCACAAAGCGTTCTTCACTGAGTTCTATACCATTGACAGTTCCTACAATGCTTGCTAGTTCCTCATAACTCGATTCCTGAGTTCTTTCTCAGAATGAGCGGATGCGAAGAACTCGATCGCCAAGCAATGTAGACTATTCCTTCCCCTACAAATACGTTGATTGCTCTTTCTGATAAAAAGGTTAGCAATAACAATCCTCGAAAGATCCTGTTCGACTCCTGTCTTATACTGGTGATCGAAAGCATTCATGTGCTTCGGTGTGATCTCTTCTCGAGAAGACAACATACACAGGATTCGAGTGTTATATACGTGATGCTCGGAGTATTTTATACCTGTCGTGTTCTCGGTGATTGCAAATGTTGTGTCCACTTCACAGCAGCTCGTTCCCCGTGAGTCGCACTGCCGCCCGCCGCCCGCCGCCCATTGGTCCGTGACCCCAAAGATAACCCACACGCCTCCCGAGTCAAACATATCGGCGCCGGTTGACAGTGACTTGGATCAGCTGGTCCTTCGCAGGCACCAGATACATTTCATTGGTGTCAAATGGACCCCGCACCCGATGGTGGACGCTGATTGGTGGATGGATGAATCGCATAGCCATCCACGTAAAATAATACCGCTGTCTTCAGCATATGATACTGTCAAATTGTGCTTGACACTTTATCGATATCTTAAAACTAATCATGCACACAGTTGAAAGATTTGAAGTCACCTCGTGGGGTAGACAGTCGAAGCAAGAACCAATCAGGGATCCCAATAACTCCATTGCATCAAAAGCATGATGTAAAGTTGAACATTTTTCACAATCTTAGCATGCAGTAGTGATTAAGACAAAATTTACTACCTCAAAGATTCCAAGCATCTACACGATCCAAATCACCAGAATACTTTTCCTGTAATCTGTGCCAAAAGAGAGTTCAGTATATGTATCGTCTACTCAATGAACATACATGAGTTTTATGACAAGGGCTTCATAGTAGCTAAACCGCACAGACACAATTTAACCGATCACCATATTAATACACAATTTAACCATGTAATAATTCTTTTTCACCATTTAACTCCATCCACTGGAATAAAAGTCTGATTTGCAAGTGATTCAATACCATCAGAGATAGAAAAGGGGGTTAACTTTCAACAAGGTACTGAAttcagatagatagatagatagatagatagatagttgATAATTCTCTGTTCCATCTCCTGCCCTGTACATGCAACTGAATATTTACCTCGGTGTGATCCTGCTCTTCTCTTACTTGAACACAGTCATCTTTCTATACAAGAATTGGTTTTATTTTAAAGAATTAAAAAGATATGTAATAAATATGTATATTCAGCAGCTGCACGAATGAACCTCGGATGCAACAACCTCTTTGCATTGCATCAGTCCTTTCGAAGCAAAATCTCCTCTTTTTCAATCTTGGTCGACGTGTATAACCTTCATGAAGGATTAGGCTAATGGTGTTCTCGATAGATTAGTACCATCATGGTGAACTAGCGATGTCCATGGCTTATCAGGCTGTTGAAGGCACTCTTGGGGATTGGCATAGAAGTAGTCCTCTTCCTTGGGTCTATCAGGAATCACCACTCTTCTGGTAGGCCTTCCCATTCGGTTAGCATGAGTTGCCTTAACTGATGAAGAGAAGTCATCCCATCCTAATGTTCCATTGTTGTACTGATCGATCAGCTCAACCAGGAGCTTTCGATCCAAAGTAATAGTCTTCTTGAAACCCAAGTATCTGCAAATTATATAAAGGAAAGATATAATCTTAGAGAAATCCCAGTTTGATCGAGAAAAAtgtaaaataataagcaaaagaaaCAACTTTTTCCAGTCTTGTGCTAGgacctttgataaatgctaagagGTGGAGGATCTAAGCCACTATTACTTCcgaaaaaaagaaagagtatCATGCCAGATAACTCCTCAACTGGTCGGAATTGGCTGGACAATACCTTTTATAAATTATACTCAACAAAAAGATCCAATCTGATATTAAGAATTCAACGTAACACTGGTTTTCATTTCTCCGGATATAGCATCAGTTTTAACATCTGCATACTCAAGGTTTAATATACTCATCTCAGACATTTTACTACAAGGGTTCTGGTATGCTAACACTACAAAGGCATTTTTTGCTGGCATAATAGAGAAGCTTTTGTGTGTCAATACAACAGAGATCTGGTGGTCCTATGTAACATTTTATCAGATGATTGTCAACTGTGGTACCACCTACATGGATGAAGAGAAAATTTCATCCATCGAATTAGCCAAGTCTAGAGTGAATCAAACAAATAAGGTCCATGATTGGCCAATAGATATCGGTGATGAGACACGAATAGAAGTACCTGCGATGGCCCTCAACCACTTTAGCCATGTTACCATCATATGTAGGTATGAAGACATCACTCTCCAAAGAAACCATATAATCTAATGCTGCCATTTGTGAGGAGTGATTTTGGAAATATCCAAGGTCCGAGGGCCCTAGCAATATTTCCTTCCTCACCTGTTCATCAATTTAAAAATTAATCGGGCAAAATAAAAACCAAAAGGTAGATAACTGAATAAAAACTACAGTTTACACTCACCACATTTGGATAAGCATCAGAAAGGGCAGCCATTCTCCTTTTTCCACCATATATTTCTCCCGCAGCAATATACACTTGGATATTGCGATCAATATCCAGTGCCCCCAAAATCAGAGCAGTTTCTTCTGGTGTTAAAGGGCAGAGACCATCTTTCCTTTTCAGTTCAGAGTTGATAACTTTCTCTTTCCACCACGGATATGCATATCTGTGATGATTAGCTACTCGAAGTCACTCATCAAAACCTAAACAATCCACCagaaaagcacaaaacaaagaaaTATGTATACCTCATTCTTGTCAGCTCTTCTGCCTCTTCAATAGTGCAACCATGAGTACATCCAGAGAAAGCCAGCATGTCCATTTCATATCGTAAATGGAGAACCAAAAAAGGGCCATTTTGACGCAAAATTCTGATTACCCGCCTCCCCAACTCTTCAATCTCAGAGGTGAATCTCAGAGCAGCATAGTTCACTCGGCAACGCAACTTCTGGATCTCTAAAGGCAGACCATTATTGGCAAGCCTTGCATCTGTCCTGTTGAAGTGCACAATCTTGTGCTTCTTTATCAAAGGAAGAATCTGGTTGCAAGATAAATATTACAGTCAGAAGACCTGTAATATCATTGTTATTaaatacctctgtttcctatcaTGATTAGAAAGGCATACCGACCTGATTTTGGTAATAAGAGATATCAGACCAGCTAACAGGTGGCATAGAGTACACCATTCCCAGCTCAGCCCTCCTTTTTAGTCTTGGTGGCAATTCTTTTAAAATTCTTACCTCATCTCTCAACGAAGCGGTAAAATGGTCAACATCAAAAATGTCTTGGAACTCACTGTCACATCAAGCAATGAATAGTTCTAGTAAGTATTAATAAAAGGTCAAGTTTGCATCTATCTCATCAAGTTATGAAAGACCAACCCTATGAGATATTAGGTTAGAAGGACATACACACCTAGGATCGgcccaaaatgatgatttatccaATTCTGGTACTATGAGTGTCACGTTCAAATATcttgcaatagcaaccatatcacaaATCTGAAGACATTATCGTGTCATCAGTAAATTGCAAAGCAGATGGAACATCAAATTGCTTGAGATAGGGAGCAAAACAAATTCGAAATTGACCACTAACAGTTTAATTGAATCCTTACCGCTCCTCGCATCTGATTAAGCCCACCGTTGCATGAGACCATTACATACCCATTGTTTCTGTAGATTCCTATACGTGAATGCATCAGAAATTCCAAATGAGAAAATAACTATATCAAATATCGGCAAGAGTCAGGACAATCCAATCCAACCAAACAAGTAAGCTTCACCATATATTTAATTAACATAGTTAAAAATTACATTATTTTAGCGATAGCAAGGTTGTCAAATGACTCAAAAAATGCGCATGACATACATGGGCATGTCACCATAAGGTAGAGACGACATCATTAGTGATGATTTAAAGGTAAAATTGTGCCACCACGAAGGGATTAAACACAAATAGTAGCAAACGAATAGAATATCCTATTTCGGAGTCTCACCTTTCGGTGGGGACCAGCCAGAAATTTGGAGCACATAGCCAGCTCGAAATTGATGGTACACCAATTATTGCTAGctaattaataaaaagaaaaaaaagaaagaaacgatgAAAGAGCACAAGGTATCACCTCAATACCCTTAATTTGTCATAGATATGAAGTAAGGAACCAATTGGGTTGTATTAGAAATTAGCACAGAACAGGGAACCTAATGCTAAAATCAAAACCCAAATTCAAAGAGAACAGATTTCATCAACAAACACATGATATGCCAAGAAATCAAACTTTAATTCTTTTGTTTTGAATCAATCTCCCGTTTATACATCATATAACAAAGTGATCAAAGCAACTAAATGTATTAAAAATCTATAGGTACTATTATTTATATAGCAAGGGAAAACATGATGCTGAAAACTAATTAATGGTAAAGGTTTTCTTTGTTGATCGATGAGATGGGCACAAAGAACTCACTTTTGGGCGGAAGGACGATCTTCTCGACAACCGGAGTGACTTGTTTCAAGGAGAGCGGCGAAAACGAGGGGGTAAAGCAAGATGGCCAACCTTTCAAGACCCTCGGCCCCCATGTCCCCCCCAGGGCCGTCAGCTGGAGGACGCAGGTCCACAGCAGCACCGTCGTCATCGTCCGGATCATCCAAAGCTTTAGCTTGGACCTGCTCTTCAGCTTCTCCACCTTCCCCTCGCCTACGGGCTTCATCCCGTGGTGCCTTTCTCCTCTGCACTCAGATCCCATCGCCCTCTCGAACCGACACATCCTCTGAATCCAATATGCACCGCGCCCCATATACAACAACTCTAGAACAAATCCCTTCCCTCTCCAATCGTCGAAACCTCATCTAAAACCAGAAAAGACGCCTTTTTTTTCCCTCTATTTTCCTTCAACATCGACGATAGACCAATCAATCTCACCTTAGCACTTAATGCAGCTTCGCAGGATGAATCAAAACTCCGAAACACTTTATATCGCCTTTGCAAAACACTCCAATCTTCCAATCGAAAATTATCTTTTCAAACTAAAATCCACCCAGAAACAAATTGCCAAAAAAAGGATCTTTTTCCCACGTTAGGCAACCACCTGCTGCTGGCTCATGCAGCAACGAAGGATCTCCAACCGCAATAAGCCACGGCGAGATGCCCAAATAAGACCAAAGGACTTGGTATATTGATGGGAGGCAATAAGAGGCGACAGGCTGGATTTGGAGGGACTCGGCAGGCGATTACGGCGGCGGAACAGACTATGCGTCCGGAGATGTCAAGAGGAGGCAGCAGAGGTGGATTGGCTTCTGCCGTTCCTCCGCATTGCGATCCAGGAGATGAAGGGCTTGTCGCCTTTGGAGGGATGAAGAAGGGAAGGAGGATTCGGCGTCGGTGGCGTAATATCATGACACTACTGACGCGGTCTGGCAATCcgtacgtctctctctctctctctctctctctctcctccccctctctgacCTCTAACCGCGGTTGGATTGTGGACGGAGAATGATTCTTGAACCTGTCACGGACGTAACTGATCTCACACTGGAATCGGGTCCCACAGAGGCCCCGATGGCTTATCCAATGAAAAATCGGGTACACAGGGAGGAGCAAGACGTATCTCTCCGGATTTAGATTCCTAAATCTCGGGCCAAAGGGGCTCGGTAGACCCAATTCACGTGTGCCAGCTCACTGGAATGGGCCCGCCGTCCAATCAACGAGCTGATGAAGACGCGTGGAAGAATCAGACGGAGTATGGACGAGAAAGGAAGCCGAaacaacaacaaaacaaaaaaagaattatTATTTCCCTTTCTCGGCCGAATTACCAAAAAAGCCCTAAAGAGCCCGTTGGGGAACGGCAACCCGACTTAGATCACGATTCGGATCCGCCGATGCGGAAGCGCCCGGCCCTCGAGTCGTGAGTTAAGCCGGCGAGTAGAAGGACGTTAAAAATAAGAAGATGCTCAAAGCTCTTGAATAATACATAAATAAATAGGGGCTCGATTATAATAAAAGAAATAGGAAAATGAACAATGAGCTTTTAATTATCTGCCTTCTTTTTAAGTTAAAGAATTCTCACTTTGCTGCTTTTAAGATAAAaagtaattataaaattttaaagaagAGAATTTCTAGCTAAAAATGCTTTTTTGATCAGAGTAAAGgatctttctttttattaataaataaaaataataatatttgttaTACTTtgcttaatttaataataactaccctcacttaataataataatttattattattattattattattattattattattattattattattattacaattaAACCAACTATTAAGTGCATGAGTCACTCTTGCGGTTAGGAATTCTCTTTTGTTAATAATACCTATTTATTATACGTGTAAGTTGTAGGCTGCTTGGAGACAAAAATTCTCATTATACCTATTATACCTATTAATTCTCATTCATTCATTCGTCCCCACTATTTTTGCATCATCTCTATCACATGAGATAAGATGGGGATGGTTGATGATCCGACGTGAAGCTACCATTCATTCGAGTGGTGCGCATGCCAAGGAAGCAACAAAACGTGGAGagaagaggtggtggtggtgggaggaATATTACTCTTCTTCTCTTGTTATTTCGATGACCATCGAAGGAAAAGCTCTCGTCTTAGTCGCATCCTCTCGAAcgtgaccaccaccaccaccacctcttcgCCCATTTTCGGTCAACGCAAacgaaaagaaagagaagagcgATGTAGTCACGAGGTCAAACTTCACACAAGCATCCTCCGGTCGACCCAAGAGCTAATAAGCCTGTGGCCACGGCACAAGTAGAGCACCCATTTGCATGGTCACACCTATAtctatctttctttttcttcctttttctagacaagaaaaaaattatattactttGGCCGTATGCTACGTTTTGATGTTTTTGCTCGTTAGGACACAAAATCAAGGAGTAATGTTCTCAAATTGCAGCGACGTCTCGATGCTAAACATTCTCATGTATATGGAGGATGTCTTCCTTTTACATTATTCCTGGAACAAACGAAGGTCAATCCATCGAAAAGAGGATGTGATCCACAAAAAACGTGAGTTGGTGTGTGTCTTACTACTGAGACTTACTAGCGTTCTACGAGTTTGTATGCTTGCGATGGAGGGAGGATATGCTTACTTGCGATGGAGGGAGAGGTAAGAGAAAAAGTCAGTCAACGGCACACTCGTTCCTTCGCTTCCACACTACCACACCTCGAATGTGGCATCGCAAAAGTCTCATCTGCGGTACTCGTGCTATATAAAACAATCTCAATTGGCTGCATCAATCGCAAAAGTCAATCCATGAAACTTTGCCGGCATCTCATTTATTTATCTCCATCCATATACACAACTTTGATGGAAGATAGCTTATGATTGAGGTGATATCGGCCTAAAAGACAGACGGTTAACCATAAACCCATCAAATAACCAAAAGAAACAATTAAGTTAAATATAAACCCTTAAAGaactcttcttttttcttcttcttcttcttttattagaTTAGATTTTTTACCATAAGAAAATAATGATAGTGACCGActaatgttttcttcttcttcttcttcttcttcttttattacgAAAGATATGATTAGATTTTTTACCATAAGAAAATAAGAGTGTTCAGATTCCTTGCATTACAGTTACACCCATATATAAGGTAGGTAAAAAAATTTTTTAGCCTTTGATTTCATTGTCTCATTCTAACAAGAGAATGGGTGACAACCGAGATGCATATTATCTTATTCTAActttgtataagcattatattatcTTATTCTAGTTTTGTATAAGTATTATATTATCTTATTCTAGTTTTGTATAAGCATTACATTATCTTATTCTAGCTTTGTATAAGCATTACATTATCTTATTCTAGCTTTGTATAAGTATTATTGGATTCTCAAAGTCAGtgtagaaaaatatatatatatatttgaaggaAAAAATCATCATACGATCGATGCCCGTATGTCTTTGGATCTTGATAGAGAAAATAGTCAACgatgagaagaaagaaaaatgacATTTTGATTTTAGATATGGCTCACAAGATTAACATATCGGAGAAACTTACGGGTAGTTTTCAGATTCCACAAGAGAGAGGTCTTAGTGGCCCATCTTACACTAAGAAATCAttcattgatgatgatgatgatggccacATAACTTGTCTGTTCTCAAGATTGCTTGCAGGTAAGAACAGCGGGATCCACGGAGCGTAATGTGTCTTGGATGGGTCCGTGGTAAATGCCAGAGAAGGATTTGCTCCTGGACCAAGCTGCTTTAAATGAGTGTATGATAAGAACAACCGTAACATTAGCATCAGGCTGGGAAATCATGGATGCATCATAGCATTCTCACTCTCAACAGCTGTGAAAACACACATCTAGTAGAAAGAAGCACTGGTGTAAAGACACTGTATTTTCAAAGCATGTCTCTGGGGCAGGAAAGCAAGCTTCATAGCCCTGAAGCCATGGCTTAAAAGGTATATATATTTACAAGTGAAAAAGTAAGTTTCTCTCCGATCCTCTTGATGCATATACAACTAGTATACTTTCACTAGTGAATAGAAAGATAGATACAAGGTGTTCTCAATCAGTATAGTTATCTACACATCTTTTTATGGTAGTCATCTGAAGTGAAACCGAATCTGGCATCAAGGCACTGCAGGGAGCTCATGGCACACCAATGCCAATGAACTGATACCAGCTCTTGAATGGACTGGTCAAGTGCTTTCCTTCTCCAAAATTTTAGCACATATATGCACCAGCCTCTGTTCAGAGAAATATTGAAGGACAACCATGTGCAAGATTAATGTGGTCATCCTTGAATACAATATTTGTAATCTGGAGATTTACCTACGTAGCTTAGAAAGCACTAACTCTATATCCAGCATATCCGGTTGCTGTCAGATTGCTAATCTTCTGTTCCATTAAATCCTTCATAATGGATGATGGGCAACCGATGTCAGTTTTCGGTTtctcaaaatatataaataaagattAACATCATAGTCACCAAAATATTGATGTACTCAACAGATTGTTTGGGAGAGTGGATCGTAGTCGTAAGCTTCACCGGCTTTGACAAAGCGCCCCTTCACCCGTCTTCTGCCATCTGCCCTAGCCTTACGCAAAGCATACCTGATTTTTTTCTCAAACCTGTTGaacatgaaagagaaaaaaagagcatGAAATTTAGTGGCATACCCATGAAATATGATCATTGAGTAATATTTCTAAACCACAAACTGAATCTGTGTACATGCAAAGTTCATATTTAATTGGACTTAAAAAAGATCCAATAGTTAGCACATATAAGTGGTACATGCTTAAGCGAAGATATTCATGTTTTGAGAGTATTTGCTACACAAAGAGGACGTTTGCTTGCAAGTAATGACCAGTTTAAGTTACAAGAAATCCCTGTCCTCACTGGCATAACGAAGCAGATTTATAATAATCCTACATCTTAATCCACATACTCTTTCTCCTTCCCATTTTCAATATTAACTATAACTGAAGGAGTGTCAGAaattatagacatatatataggaTCTTTCTTCTCAATTGTAGGTGGCTAAGAACAACATAAATCCCTCCTAATAGCATCACTATCTTCTGTTATGTTAAAATGCACCATCTTAAAAAAGAATGTCTATTAGTTGCATAAAAAAGTCCCTTTTTAAGGTTCAGCTAGGAGGTGACCGGTTCTGGAACCGCAGTTTCGATTCTGCAAAATTGAGAACCGGAACCCGGACCGGTTCTAGGTAGTTTCAGCTCTGATTCAGTCCACCGGTTTCGAttgattaaaaaacaaaaaaaataaattactccAAGATTCAACCTCACGTCATTAGGCTTTAAGCTTAAAGtactaacaaaaaaaataaattaaaaagcaaaaaaaaaaaaaaataaccacTACACCATACAACTTATTTAtgttttattcctttttttttcatatttatctGGTTTGGATCTGCCAGTTCTGGTTCCAGTTCCAAGTTCTAGGAATCGGAACCTCCAGTTCAGTTTGGAACCACTGAACCGTTGATCCGGTTCTGGGCAGGTTCGAACCGAACCGTGGTCACCCTTAGTTCAGTCACCAGGAAATTCAAAAGTGTAACAATGCGTCTGCTTTGGCACATCGCATCATCAAACAATATGAATCCATGGCAGATAGAGTTACCTTTTCTTTGCAAGTTGCAAAATCTAAGCTCAGCAACCAGAGGTCTAAAGTGATATATGACAGGTGTTTATTCATGAAACTCGAAGCATAGAGATTCTGTGAAGTCGCCATTGCTACTCATGGTCTGAACTTACTTGcgtgctttcttcttttctttgtaaCGCATGAGAGCACTTTCCCTGCTGGATGCAGGCAATGAGGAGCTTTCTCGACCAGTATGGTACCAAGGCGGCTCACCTATTACAAGCATTCCTGACATCCCACAATCCTGATACTCTCTAGCACTGCTTTCACCAGTCATACCAGAAAAGGAAAATGTTATAGTGGATTGAACTTGGTGCCCTGTTATAACCAGGCTAGAATCTTCATGTCCTCCTGGATTTGACATCACGGAATCAGCAGATAATACATTCCTGCATGTTGCTTGCATTTGTTTAACCTGCCCAGAAAAATGACGTCCAAGAATGATGATCAGGATAACATCAATGCTTCTTACTTGAtgaaacaaaaaaagagagaaaaaaattagcgCTGAACTTAATTAGCTCATGCTGCAATGGCAAATAAAAGCATGTGTTACGATTGAGAAGTTCCTCTTAATCAAGCAGCACATTCTTGTATTTGGACAAGTCTAACTGTCACTTTGTTGTTCTCGGATGCTGCTGCAACTAGTCAGTGCATTGTACAAAGCAAAAGT of the Musa acuminata AAA Group cultivar baxijiao chromosome BXJ2-10, Cavendish_Baxijiao_AAA, whole genome shotgun sequence genome contains:
- the LOC135625595 gene encoding rhamnogalacturonan I rhamnosyltransferase 1-like; the encoded protein is MGRGAYWIQRMCRFERAMGSECRGERHHGMKPVGEGKVEKLKSRSKLKLWMIRTMTTVLLWTCVLQLTALGGTWGPRVLKGWPSCFTPSFSPLSLKQVTPVVEKIVLPPKRIYRNNGYVMVSCNGGLNQMRGAICDMVAIARYLNVTLIVPELDKSSFWADPSEFQDIFDVDHFTASLRDEVRILKELPPRLKRRAELGMVYSMPPVSWSDISYYQNQILPLIKKHKIVHFNRTDARLANNGLPLEIQKLRCRVNYAALRFTSEIEELGRRVIRILRQNGPFLVLHLRYEMDMLAFSGCTHGCTIEEAEELTRMRYAYPWWKEKVINSELKRKDGLCPLTPEETALILGALDIDRNIQVYIAAGEIYGGKRRMAALSDAYPNVVRKEILLGPSDLGYFQNHSSQMAALDYMVSLESDVFIPTYDGNMAKVVEGHRRYLGFKKTITLDRKLLVELIDQYNNGTLGWDDFSSSVKATHANRMGRPTRRVVIPDRPKEEDYFYANPQECLQQPDKPWTSLVHHDGTNLSRTPLA